CGATTACTTCAATAAGGGTTGGCTGGACTACCGCAAGTCTGTGACCGAGGCCGGAGACTGGGCCGCCACGGAGTGGACCGGCTCCGGCGCTCTGTTCCACGATATCCTCGGACGCGAGTACATCGACTGCCTGGGCGGTTACGGGCTGCTGGCCCATGGCTGGTCACACCCCGACGTGGTGGATGCGGTCAGGGCGCAGCTCACCCTGCGCACGCCGATGCCGAGCCAGGAACTCATCGACCCGCTGCGCGGGGCATTGGCACGCCTGATGGCCGACATCACCCCGGGCGATATCCGCTACAGCTTCTTCTGCGCCAGCGGCACGGAGGCCATGGAGGGCACGATCAAGCTGGCCAAGATGTACACCCGCAAGAGCGGCTTCATCGCCGCCCTCAAGGGTTTCCACGGGAAGACGATGGGCTCGTTGAGCATGATGGGCAAGGCGGAATATCGCTCGCCGCCCGGCGTGCTGTACGGCGGCCCGGTCTACCACGTGCCCTTTGGCAGCGCCGATGCCGTTGAACAGCAGCTCGACATCTGCCAGAAGGTCGGGATCGACATCGCCGCCGTGCTGATGGAGCCCATCCAGGGCGAGGCCGGCGCCATCGTGCCGCCGGATGACTTCTGGCCGCGGGTGCGTGAGCTTACCAGGCACTACGGCGTGCTGCTGATCGCCGACGAGGTCCAGACCGGCCTGGGGCGCACCGGCAAGATGTGGGGGTTGGACCACTGGGGCGTGGTGCCCGACATCCTGGGCGTGGCCAAGGCGCTGGGCGGCGGGGTGATGCCGGTCAGCGCTTTCTGCTCGACGGAGGAGATCTGGCAGGTGATGATGCATCCTAACCCGTTCATTCACACCACGACGACGGGTGGGAATCCCCTGGCGTGCAGCGCGGCCATCGCTTCGATCCACGTCGTGTTACGCGATCGGCTGTGGGAGCAGGCGGCAGCCAAGGGCGAATACCTGATACCCAAGCTGATCGAGCTGGCGGGGAAGTACCCACAGATCTACGACCCGCACTACGGGGCCAACGGCATCACCGGCAAAGGTCTGCTGATCGGCATGCATTTCCGGGACCCCGAGATCGGCTACAAGGTCGCCGCCGGGCTCTTCAAGCGCGGCGTGCTGGTGGCCGGGACGCTGACCAGCTCCCACACGGTGCGCATCGAGCCGCCGCTGGTGATCGGCTACGATCTCCTGGATGAGGTGCTGAACCGGCTGACGGACACACTGGCCGATGTGAGCAAAACGC
The Anaerolineales bacterium DNA segment above includes these coding regions:
- a CDS encoding aminotransferase class III-fold pyridoxal phosphate-dependent enzyme → MPQSLDEALKYSARWIEILHKPSLSETEGKAIIEESKANFADYFNKGWLDYRKSVTEAGDWAATEWTGSGALFHDILGREYIDCLGGYGLLAHGWSHPDVVDAVRAQLTLRTPMPSQELIDPLRGALARLMADITPGDIRYSFFCASGTEAMEGTIKLAKMYTRKSGFIAALKGFHGKTMGSLSMMGKAEYRSPPGVLYGGPVYHVPFGSADAVEQQLDICQKVGIDIAAVLMEPIQGEAGAIVPPDDFWPRVRELTRHYGVLLIADEVQTGLGRTGKMWGLDHWGVVPDILGVAKALGGGVMPVSAFCSTEEIWQVMMHPNPFIHTTTTGGNPLACSAAIASIHVVLRDRLWEQAAAKGEYLIPKLIELAGKYPQIYDPHYGANGITGKGLLIGMHFRDPEIGYKVAAGLFKRGVLVAGTLTSSHTVRIEPPLVIGYDLLDEVLNRLTDTLADVSKTL